In Bacillota bacterium, the genomic window GCGGATTTGGTTTGTTCATCTGCGAACATTATGTTTGTACCGTTGTCAAAAAAAATTTCATCAACTGAACATTCGTAAAAATCAGCTATTTTTTTTGCCAGTTTGAAGCCTGGCGTCCTTACTCCTCTTTCAAGCATCGAATAGTATTGAGAATTTATACCTAAAACATTAGCAATTTCTTCTTGCGTAAGCCCTTTCTTATCCCTAAGCTCACGTAGTTTATTCAATAGTGTCACCTCCTGTTCGAACATATTGT contains:
- a CDS encoding helix-turn-helix transcriptional regulator gives rise to the protein MNKLRELRDKKGLTQEEIANVLGINSQYYSMLERGVRTPGFKLAKKIADFYECSVDEIFFDNGTNIMFADEQTKSA